TGTGGGTCGCGACGCTCGTGCTCACCGTGCTGGTGATGGTCACGAAGATCGAGGATCGCGCGAGTTTCTGGGCCGTGCGCGCCGGGGCCGTCCTGTCGCTGGCGGGGATCTCGCTGGGCATCCTGATGACGTCGCCGACCGCGCAGCAGCTCGCGCAGTGGCAGACCGGCGGGCGGCCGGACATGGTCGGCGCGCACACCGTCGGGCTCGCCGACGGCGGCCCCGGCCTGCCGATCCTCGGCTGGAGCACGGTCGCCGGCGACCTGCGGATCCCGCACTTCGTCGGGATGCACGCGCTGCAGGCGCTGCCACTGCTGGCCCTCGCGCTCGCGGCACTGGCCCCGCGCTTCGCCCGGCTGCGCGAGGACGCCGTCCGCGCGCGGCTCGTCCTGGTCGGCGCGGCCGGGTACGCGGGGCTGACCGCGCTGGTGACCTGGCAGGCGTTGCGGGCGCAGTCGATCGTGCACCCGGACGCGGCGACGCTGGGCGTGTTCGCCCTGCTCGTGGCGGGGGTCGCGCTGGGCGCGTTCGCCGCGGTGCGGGTGCGGGTCCGATGACCCAGGCGCTGTTCACCTGGGCGTTCCCGCTGGCGACGCCGTTCTGGGCCGTGCTGATCCTGGCGCCAAAGTGGCGCTGGACACCGCGGATCATGGCGTCGCCGTGGGTGCCGCTGCTGCCGCTCGCCTGCTACTTCGCGCTCGTGCTGCCGCACTTCGGCGAGTGGGGACGGGCGATGCTCCGGCCCGACCTCGGCGTGCTGCAGACGCTGCTCGCCACGCCGTGGGGCGCGGGGCTCGTCTGGGCGCACCTCATCGCGTTCGACCTGTTCATCGCGCGGTGGATGTACTTCGAAGCGCGCGAACACGGGCTCTCGCCGTGGATCGTGAGCCCGATCCTGGTGCTGACGATCTTCCTCTCCCCGTTCGGGCTGGTGGTGTTCCTCGTGGTGAGGAGCGTCCGGATACGCTCCCTCGCATGAGTGAACACGAGGCCGCGAGCGCCATCGCCAAGCGCACCGGCGTGGACGCGCACGACATCGCGGTGGTCCTGGGGTCGGGCTGGCGCCCGGCGGCGGACGTCATCGGGGAGTGCGAGACGGAGATCCCGTTCGCCGAACTGCCCGGCTTCACCACGCCCGGCGCGGTGGGCCACGGCGGCACCATCCGCTCGCTGAAGGTCGGCGACAAGAACGTCCTGGTGATGCTGGGGCGGACGCACTTCTACGAGGGCAAGGGCATCGACCCGGTGGTGCACAACGTGCGCACCGCGGCGGCGGCCGGCGTCCGGACGGTGCTGCTGACGAACGCGGCGGGCGGGCTGCGCGAGGGGTTCCAGGTGGGTCAGCCGGTGCTGATCTCCGACCACCTGAACCTGACCGCGCGCTCGCCGATCGTCGGCGCGAACTTCGTCGACCTGACCGACCTGTACTCGGCGCGGCTGCGCGGGATCGCCCGCGAGATCGACCCGTCGCTCGAGGAAGGCGTCTACGCGGGCCTGACCGGGCCGCACTTCGAGACGCCGGCGGAGATCCACATGCTGCGCACGCTGGGCGCGGACCTGGTCGGCATGTCGACGGTCCTGGAGGCCATCGCGGCGCGCGCGGCCGGGGTCGAGGTGTTCGGCCTGTCGCTGGTGACGAACCTGGCCGCCGGGATGACGGGCGAGCCGCTGAACCACGAAGAAGTCCTGGAAGCGGGCCGCGCGGCCGCGACCCGGATGGGCTCCCTGCTGCGTGAGCTCGTCTCCCGCGCCTGACCCCAACCCGTCACTTTCCCCGTGAAAGTGTTCCGGAGGTAGGTTCTCCACAACACTTTCACGGGGAAAGTGACGCGGGGGTCAGGCGAAGGTGGGGAGGCGGGCGGCCACCTCGGGTGGGGTCGGCATTGCCGCCACCTCCGCCGCGAGCCGGCGCGTCGCGTCGGCGACCGCGGTGTCCGTGAGCAGGTCGCGCGCTGCGGATGCGACGGCGTCGGCGGTGACCTCGGCGGCGAGCAACCGCGAGCCGACGCCGGCCGTCAGGACCGCGTCCGCGTTGCTGAACTGGTCCGCACCCTGCGGCAGGAGCAGCTGCGGGAGGCCCGCGCCGAACGCGCCGAGCGTCGTGCCGCTGCCGCCGTGGTGGACCACCAGGTCCACGTGCGGCAGCAGCTCCGACTGCGGGACCCACGCCTCGAGCCGCACGTTGGCCGGGACCTCGCCGAGCGCCGCCGGGTCGACCGTCGGGCCGGTGGCGACCAGGACGTCGACGTCCAACCCGGACAGTCCGGCGATCGCCGCGCCCAGGACGCCCGCGTGGCCCATCGCCGTGCCGAGCGTCAGGTAGACCAGCGGCCGCGAGCGCTCCAGCACCCCGGCGGGCAGCTCGCCCGGCTCGCTCCAGCCGACCGGCCGCAGCGGCACGCGCGTCGTGCGCGCCAGGAACCCCGGATCCTGCACCGACTCCGGGCAGATGTCGACGAACGGCCCCGCGAACGCCAGGTCCTCCCCGACGTCGATGCCCAGTTCCGCGCCGTGCGCACGGATCGCGTCGCGGATCCGCGTCACCATCGGGTCGTCGCTCGACACCCGGCCGAAACCGTGCGCCACCACCGGGATCCCGGCCTTCATCGCGGCGAACGCGCCACCCGAGTTGCCGGATTCGCTCACGACGAGGTCGGGCCGGAAACGCGAGAACAGCGGCAGCAGGTCGGCGACGAACCGCTGCGGCATCAGCTCGCCGAACACCCTCGCGACGACCGGGGCGAGGACCTCCGGCGGGATCTCGCCGGGCGGGCGCCGCGGACCGGCCGCGCCGGCTTCGGCGAACGCCCGGCCGAACGCGTCCTTGATGGCGAGCCCGGCGGCCGCCGTCTCGAGACCGGCTTTCGTCAGCTGTGGCAGGAAGTCTTCGGACGTGGCGAAGACGACGTCGTGGCCCGCGTCGCGCGCGGCGACCGCCAGCGGGACGAGCGGGAACGTGTGACCGAAGGACCCCAGTGAGGTGAAGAGCAAGCGCACTCCCCCGACCCTAGCCCGTAGGCTGGCGCGGTGACTTCGACCTCCACGCTGCGTGACACCGCGTTCCGCTGGATCGCCGACGACCCGGACGACAGCACCCGCGCCGAACTGCAGGACGTCCTCGCCCGCGCGATGGGTGGCGAAGCCGGTGCCGCCGACGAGCTGGCCGATCGGATGGCCGGGCCCCTCGAGTTCGGGACCGCCGGCCTGCGCGGGCCGGTGCGCGCCGGGCCGAACGGGATGAACGTGGCGGTCGTCACGCGCACGACCGCCGGCGTGGCGGAGTGGCTGAAGGCACACGGGCACGCGGGCGCGCTGGTCGTCGTCGGCCGCGACGCGCGGCACGGCTCGGAAGCCTTCGCGACCGCGGCCGCCGAGGTGCTCACCGCGGCGGGCTTCGACGTCAAGGTGTTCCCCCGCCCGCTGCCGACGCCGCTCCTCGCGTTCGCGGTCGGCCGGCTCGGCGCGGTGGCCGGGATCCAGATCACCGCGTCGCACAACCCCCCGGCGGACAACGGGTACAAGCTCTACGACGCGACCGGCGGGCAGATCGTGCCGCCGTCCGACGGCGAGATCGAGCGGGCCATCCAGGCCGCGCCCGCCGCGGTGAGCGTGCCGCGGGCACCCGGCGCCGAAGTCGTCGACCTGCTGGACGCCTACCTCGACGAGGTCGCGACGCTGCCGCTGGGCGCCGAGCGCGCGGTGCGCGTGGCCGCGACGGCGTTGCACGGCGTCGGCGCCGACACGCTGCGCGCCGCGTTCGAGCGGGCCGGGTTCACCGACCTGCACCTGGTGGACGACCAGGCCGCGCCGGACCCCGACTTCCCGACGGTGTCGTTCCCGAACCCGGAGGAGCCGGGCGCGACCGACCTGCTGCTGGCGCTGGCGTCCGATGTGGACGCCGACCTGGCCGTCGCGCTCGACCCGGACGCCGACCGGTGCGCGCTGGGCGTGCGGGACTCCGGCGGCGAGTGGCGGATGCTGCGCGGCGACGAGACCGGCGTGCTGCTCGGCTCGTACGTCCTGTCCACAGTGGACCGCACGCTCCTGCCGGACCCGCTGGTCGCGACGACGATCGTCTCGTCGTCGATGCTCGGCGAGATCGCGAAGGCCGAGGGCGCCCGCTACGCCGAGACGCTGACCGGGTTCAAGTGGCTGGTCCGCGCCGGCGAAGGGCTCGTCTTCGCCTACGAAGAAGCGCTCGGCCTGTGCGTGAACCCGGGCTTCGTGCGGGACAAGGACGGCATCGCCGCCGCGACGCTGGCGGCCGGCTACACCGCGCGGCTGAAGGCGGAGGGCCGCACGCCGCTGGACGTGCTGGACGAGCTGGCGCAGCGCCACGGCGTCCACCTCACCGACCAGGTTTCGCTGCGGGTCACCGACCTCGCCGTCCGCGGGCAGCTGATGG
This genomic window from Amycolatopsis mongoliensis contains:
- a CDS encoding ABA4-like family protein, encoding MTQALFTWAFPLATPFWAVLILAPKWRWTPRIMASPWVPLLPLACYFALVLPHFGEWGRAMLRPDLGVLQTLLATPWGAGLVWAHLIAFDLFIARWMYFEAREHGLSPWIVSPILVLTIFLSPFGLVVFLVVRSVRIRSLA
- a CDS encoding phospho-sugar mutase, yielding MTSTSTLRDTAFRWIADDPDDSTRAELQDVLARAMGGEAGAADELADRMAGPLEFGTAGLRGPVRAGPNGMNVAVVTRTTAGVAEWLKAHGHAGALVVVGRDARHGSEAFATAAAEVLTAAGFDVKVFPRPLPTPLLAFAVGRLGAVAGIQITASHNPPADNGYKLYDATGGQIVPPSDGEIERAIQAAPAAVSVPRAPGAEVVDLLDAYLDEVATLPLGAERAVRVAATALHGVGADTLRAAFERAGFTDLHLVDDQAAPDPDFPTVSFPNPEEPGATDLLLALASDVDADLAVALDPDADRCALGVRDSGGEWRMLRGDETGVLLGSYVLSTVDRTLLPDPLVATTIVSSSMLGEIAKAEGARYAETLTGFKWLVRAGEGLVFAYEEALGLCVNPGFVRDKDGIAAATLAAGYTARLKAEGRTPLDVLDELAQRHGVHLTDQVSLRVTDLAVRGQLMAKVRETPPAELGGVEVSLQDLLPDADVLRLTGEGVRVVVRPSGTEPKLKAYLQVVAPVTGSLAEARAAANARLRAVRTAVEELLA
- a CDS encoding purine-nucleoside phosphorylase; translation: MSEHEAASAIAKRTGVDAHDIAVVLGSGWRPAADVIGECETEIPFAELPGFTTPGAVGHGGTIRSLKVGDKNVLVMLGRTHFYEGKGIDPVVHNVRTAAAAGVRTVLLTNAAGGLREGFQVGQPVLISDHLNLTARSPIVGANFVDLTDLYSARLRGIAREIDPSLEEGVYAGLTGPHFETPAEIHMLRTLGADLVGMSTVLEAIAARAAGVEVFGLSLVTNLAAGMTGEPLNHEEVLEAGRAAATRMGSLLRELVSRA
- a CDS encoding glycosyltransferase — its product is MRLLFTSLGSFGHTFPLVPLAVAARDAGHDVVFATSEDFLPQLTKAGLETAAAGLAIKDAFGRAFAEAGAAGPRRPPGEIPPEVLAPVVARVFGELMPQRFVADLLPLFSRFRPDLVVSESGNSGGAFAAMKAGIPVVAHGFGRVSSDDPMVTRIRDAIRAHGAELGIDVGEDLAFAGPFVDICPESVQDPGFLARTTRVPLRPVGWSEPGELPAGVLERSRPLVYLTLGTAMGHAGVLGAAIAGLSGLDVDVLVATGPTVDPAALGEVPANVRLEAWVPQSELLPHVDLVVHHGGSGTTLGAFGAGLPQLLLPQGADQFSNADAVLTAGVGSRLLAAEVTADAVASAARDLLTDTAVADATRRLAAEVAAMPTPPEVAARLPTFA